CTAACAGAAGTCTGTGCAGTTATCACAAAAATAGACATCATcattgatcaaagcttaaaaaTCCTCTCCTTTGGCTGCAACTACACTGAACAGCAAGAAGATGAACGTCAagaggggaaaaaataaaaatcagtGCGTTAGTGTTGCGTCCTAGTGTGGATGCGAAAGGATACACCTACGAAATGAATGCAAAGGTTACTAATGTTTCGGCACCCGCTACGGGAGCCATGTTCACAATAATAGCCATAAGAAAGGTGCAGGGTATTTAAGTACACGTAAGTATGCGACGTAAGCACCGGGACCACATTGTTGGGAGTATCCCATCATTCCTGTTCACTGTAAGTACAGTTGTTTGTATGTGCTGGTATTCTAGGTGCAGGCAGATGCAAGCTTTTCTTTGGCCAGAACACCCACGCTTGACCAGTCACTTTGGTAGCTTGTATATTCCACGTGTTTAGCGAGGGAATATGAGGTCACGCGTTGTTTCCTCCTGACGTCATATTCGTGTTGTTTAACTTTTCTTTAAGTTAGTGGTTTCACCGATGTACTGGTTGTCATGGTTGTGGCAGCCTAAacgtaaaaaaaatcacagcatatccacagagtgcatgatgatgagtggggcgaagcgtccgtcagtctgtcacGCTTCCGTTCGTcctttcgttcttgtttccgtccgtccatgcatccatctgttcgtcgatccgtccgtctgtgcattcgTCTTTGCGTTAattcgttcgttcgtccatccgtcaattcatgtgtccatccatctgtctgtctgtgtgtccgtccgtccatgcatctgtcgacccatgcgtccatctagtgaacccttgaagccatagagtttcctaaaattaactagaggggactcaggcactgcgatcattcagcgaccataggaacgatgggtagtacccACATTTGCCTGgtgttcgtacttgcgggcaACGAACCGTACTTGCGGTTTCATTTAtggctgtgtttcggttttgttttgaaagaaatattcaacccttttgaactgcgtgacctgatttggaaaggtaagtctaaaagaataaaatGGTGAAGTGCGACCGCtcaacatttgctaatatttgtttcgcaagaaaacagcttcaagccacacgaacacacattgagtccaaagcaggccagaagtatgaatattagacaaatgtgtatattatccatcattcccatgctcgctgaagcgccgtgcgttgccgCTGTCatatacactagcgccagagttctctctagtgtatattaggaaactctatgctcccAGCACcgtcatctcacatcttttcatcatctattcatgaTGAAGTACCGCCGTCTAGCAGACAttataaggactaaacgagaggtggcacggctggactagaggagcggcacgcgcgcactctcttacggcctgtgcttcgtgtctagttcccacctttcaccgccgctagttcatggcactgcggcccagccctcgctaaaccttgctgaaACCGAGGAGGTTgtgcccagcgagtttaacgtggcaaccttttctggtcagatagtgctcaaagtgcgaccttctgttactagtttttttagtaagcatgaaattcaaggcaaatattattggagattaagtcactgATACTcatctctgtaggttatttcatcagaaacaactatctttttatttatgaataatgtgcgtgggtttcctcctcaattcaagaGGGTGCGTGCGTGCCACTCCGCTAGTTCGgccatggaggtggctacctactactacgactactagtGCTACATACATCGTGGACACACGACTCTTGGGACCGTGGAAATTTTCACTCTGCAACTTGTGCTTCACGTTATTTAAGGCGTTtcttagcttccatgttggtgCATTCACTATTTTGATGCCTGTTGCTTCCGCATATCGCACAGCATATCTGACTTTTGAACCACATTACTCACGTAggtaaatttgtgcatgtttgtcttgacCATGATTTCTACTTGGCTTGGAGGCCTTTTGGTTTGGATGAAACTCCCATTAGCTGAGGCTTATTGGGCTATTTAATGccttttattattcttattactatcattattattattggtaAAGCAACAGCAAACGTCCTCAGCTTTGCACTTAATACTGGTAGCTCGCGTTTCAAGTGTAGAGTTGGGTAACTTTATCTAAATTTCTCGTTTCAGTTTCTTGAGATGGTATTATTAAATTTGTGATTAGTCATTAGCATTATGTCCATAGAAGAGTACACAAACGAAGGTAACCCGCCCGTATCTGTGATAAATCTGTGGAATCGAGGTAGCTGTTGCGACCAAACAGATTCCTTCTGGCCAGCACATATTCGAATGTCATCACTTTAGTTAAACGCTATCCCTAGCTTTCATTGCAGGCATCTAAGGACTTTGTTGAACTCTAAGCAgagcccagagaaataaaacatcaCCATGCATGTGCTCgtcatataaaaagaaaaaaagcgagaaaagaGGAAATTTGAAGCAACACGAGCTTAATTTGGGCAATAAAACTGCAATACaactaaaaaaaagagagaaaattaTGCAGTGTGGTTCTATTCTTGCGGCATTATTAGTCATTTTCAATGCAAGGTCACAGAATACAGGAGTAATACAcaggtattattattttttactaaAAAGTATATATTAGAGGTGTACAATTTATGTGGGGATGCAAATATATAGTAAATACAGTAATCCAGGTCGTTTCAGGTCCAATCCACGTCCTAAATTGTGAAGTCAGTAAATACAGGTTGATCTAATTCAATTCACATCCTAAGTGGCCTGGGCTTAAacattatagtgaactagaatatactccAATTGCCGAACCAGCTGAGCGCAGGCGTCCCCCTTTTTTACACAGATGCCATGAGATGGTGCCACTTCCACATTTCCAAGCACCTTTGGCTGCGTTGTAGGACTATTGTGGGCTCCTTTTAACTCGTGTATTTGCATTCTGCCAAACAGCCAACTTGCTAACTCTCTGGCTCAGAGGTATCATTTTGACCAGATATGcatattttttcatatttactgcACGTGTTCAGGACATTATGAGCACGTACggtacatttatttacttattctgTAGAATTGCCTCATTTTTTTACCACTTGCGGGTCTATTTCCAGTGCACATAGTTTTCCTAGCAGATGTAacggtcatggaatttgctttaaGTTATCatgaaaaacctggaaaagtcggggaattttTGAAAAATCAAATTGATAAACACCCTGAAAAGCCACTAGCAAATTCTCTCATAAAACGCTCCTCCAGATTATATGAATTATGGCAGTTGATTGTGTGCAAAGCGGTCCACAAATGGCAGCCTATGGCAGATTTTTTGCTGTGAGGCAATTTGTACTGCTTGGTGGATCGATGTTGCAATTTTGAAGTTCAGTAGTTGTGTGCACATTGTGGGCTTGTCAGACATGTTGACTATATTGGCATGCAAAGGGGAGAGCTTATTGGCTGATGTAACATTTGCACTTATATAAGAGCAGAGATCAAAGTTATAATGTGAACGGTTGGATTATGTGCATGTGATAACTAGCTTTTCTCGGTGTATTCGAGCAGCACTTGACTATAGATACTATAGATTATGTAATCAATGTTTATTCTATTGCTGCCGAAGCAAGCCACTATCGCAACCACAAGTTGTGTTACCCCGACGTGGCGTTTGTGTAAGGTCTTTTCCTCGGGAAGTTTGCAGCACTGACATGGCTTTGTAATAGAATAAATGGCTACCATGCAGAATGCCTCGGTTCTATTCTAGCTTGAGGATCATTCTTATTTTTTATCTTGTCATATTTTACTCAATTACATCATCAATGCCGGCTCTGAATTGTCGGCCTCACAAGTTTAATAATGCATTCACGTGAAGACTGCCTATCTGTTGTCGACGCCTGTTTGCTGGCTCATGCATTGAACCTTGGCTCCTACCCACTATAGGTGATTGGTCACAGAACAGGCAGATGATATAATGGGAAAATTTTGAATTGTATTGAGACAAAAGATAAAGTATAAATCTGTTGCCTGGAGTATATATGAAAGAAGTATCACTAGTCCATATAGGGTAAAGATAAAAATAAGACATCAATAACATGCCTATAATAGCAAATAACAAAGTGCCGAATAGTTTGAACCCTAACACATTAGCAAACGAAGCAGCCCAGGATAGTGCACAAATCTACATGAAAGCACATAATACATTCTTACCCGGAGTCGTGCACGTGTGATATTAGAAATGCCAGATCTTTTTGTGTACTATCTTTCCCTGGGTCATTCGCTATCGTGTTGTCGTTTTGGGCATATTTTCTCTCATTTACATAGTCTcacaaaaaatatatttgcaTGTTTTTTAAATAAAAGACCAGTCGGAAACCAGTGCTCATATTAGTTCATAGCCTCTTCGTCTCACTCAGCGCTGTATGCAAGTTTAATATGGAATACCAAGCTCGTACAGACACCCTCAGTCTCCTTTCATATCTTCGAGCACATGCCATGACCTTGAGCGTTTCCTTCTGCTGTTTTCTTCGAACAGTCTCCAAACTTTCAGTGGGCAGTGCAGCCATGTGGCGGCATCTTACGATGGCAGAGCTCTGCAGATCATGATGTTCAAATCAACTGAAAGGCCATGTGCGTCGTGTTTATTAGATCAACAATTTGGATTATGACATTGTTGGTCAGAAGAAGAGCAAGTGATTTTTAGCTGAGTTTAATAATTAGTAATAATTACCAGGCTGTGTGCTGCACTATTATAATTGGCTCACATGTTCTCAGGAGCCTTGATTACCAATTCATAGGACCTTCTGACAATGTTTAAGTGTTGCAGTGCCTATCATGCAGTTGCTGTTCATATACAGCACGATGGGAATTGTAAGAGCTTGGATGGCGCACCCTTGCCATAAATGTAGGTTTGGTTTGGGTGTGACAAGTTGGTCACCTACTTCACTCAGCTGCTCTGCAGTCGGTTCCATGCTGTATAGAAATAATAATTAACATTGCTTTTGTGTGCTCTCGATGGCATTGCAGGTTCCTCGACTTTCGTGTCCCTGGAGCAGTCTGCTTCATTGGCGTCTGTGCAAGATCGACTGCATTCCTGCCACAAGAAAGAGGGTCtcttttcctgtgtccactgcaatgcatcgtttGTGATGAAAGGACACCTCGTGAAGCACATGCTCATTCACACAGGAGAGGGCCCTTTCCCCTGTggccactgcaatgcatccttttctcAGAAAGACCACCTTGTAAGCCATATGTGTGTACACACTGGAGAGCGCCCCTTTTCCTGCCTCCATTGCAATGCGTCCTTTTCAATGAAGGCCCACCTTGTTATGCATATGCGCACTCACACAGGTGAGCGTTCCttctcttgtgtccactgcaatgcatcattTCTAATGAAAGGCCAGCTCGTTAAGCACATGGCCATTCATCCAGGAGTGCGCCCTTTCAACTGtatccactgcaatgcatctttttccCAGAAATACCACCTTGTAAAACACATGCGCATGCACTCTGGAGAGTCTTTTTCCTGCAttcactgcaatgcatccttttcaaTGAAAAGCAACCTTTCGATacacatgcgcactcacacaggagagcgtcccttctCCTGTGTCCTCTGCAACGCATCCTTTTCTATGAAAAGCAACCTTGTGATACACATGCggactcacacaggagagcgtcccttctCCTGTGCCTACTGCAGTGCATCGTTTGGTTCAGAAAGGCAGCTTGTGGAACACTCTCGCATGCACACTAGAGAACGTCCCTTCTCCTGTTCTCACTGTGATGCATCTTTTTCACAAAAACGCCCCCTCACAGATCATATGTCTCTTCGTCATGCAAATACGATGCCCTAAATGTGAGGTGCCAAAAGGCTTCTGTTAAAGAAGTGTAAGGTGGGGCATGGAGTGTGGATTTGGTTAATTAGAACGACAGTGAAGGTGTAGTATTGGGTTAAAAAGTATGCTTACTTTGGCAACTCATGAGTGTGAATGAAGTGATTTCAGGCCAGAATCATTAGTGCTAACACAGTATTCCACAAATGTGCGTTTTTTCTCAGTCATAAGCACTACTAGAGTTGTGTTTTAACGCTATTGTCCACCAGATCTTGGTGGTGACTATCTGTTGGAAAAAATTATGAGCAGCCACAGCCACAGCCACTGGGAAGTGTAACCTACACCTACAAAACAGAAAGCAGGCCCTCTCAACACTTCACCATAGCTGTGCTCATTACAGGTCAATGTCAGTGCAGTGAAGCAAGGTGAGCAGGTGCAATACACAAGTGGCCTGTCCTTCTTTATGCTGCCTTTATAAGTGTTCATTACTACAATTAAATAAAAGGTGAAGATACCTTCCGCAagtgaaaagagaaaacaaaagcaAGTCTTATGCCGGAGAATGTTGAATAAAATATTGTTACGGCGTCGTGACGGGGTGAACGAAGGGAGGAGACTCCAGgtcgaagaagaaactgtttatttgggccaaACTTATGGCCACGCAAAAAGAaagtaagacactggcactgatagcggcaaacagagcgttggctgtcgatcaactcacaagcggcgaatcGTGTCAACATTTaaacccttgccatcgaatattctagcattattgctagcggcgacgtaggttcccgaataatctgtgacgttcccaaagagggcgtaatcttaacaaaacgatctactgaagcctcgaagcttctcgaacattgtAGGTGCGGTTTGTGCTGAATGTAGTGTAACGGgttgataacaaaacttgaggaaaggaacgtggcaatatgatagTGAAGACATTTCGGCTATTTTGTGTTGTGATGGGGGTGTTCGCACATTGGTGGTATTCGCAACACTAGTGGCGTAGCTCACATTTACTCATCACAATTTTCATAGTGCTGTTAAAGCGATAGGCAAGTGCACCTCTGTTTCTGTGGAAAGGGGAAGTGCTAGGTGGCTATACCAGCATGTGCACCATTTTGACTGTGTATTGGTGCTCCATGTGACGATGATTGGAGAAGCTGGGCATTAATGGCTGTCCAACTTATCCTCAAGATAATCATCGGGAAGGGAGAA
The sequence above is drawn from the Rhipicephalus microplus isolate Deutch F79 chromosome 3, USDA_Rmic, whole genome shotgun sequence genome and encodes:
- the LOC119167533 gene encoding uncharacterized protein LOC119167533, with translation MVLFGVRESPCITMPAFRSAYDCMSTDEPDVEDLAAEPVHEEETSLHRKAWKAAETSPATPCELGNAADKSVQVQLLTCHEASQADVKKILSTSTTQTEPQAVSSGSSTFVSLEQSASLASVQDRLHSCHKKEGLFSCVHCNASFVMKGHLVKHMLIHTGEGPFPCGHCNASFSQKDHLVSHMCVHTGERPFSCLHCNASFSMKAHLVMHMRTHTGERSFSCVHCNASFLMKGQLVKHMAIHPGVRPFNCIHCNASFSQKYHLVKHMRMHSGESFSCIHCNASFSMKSNLSIHMRTHTGERPFSCVLCNASFSMKSNLVIHMRTHTGERPFSCAYCSASFGSERQLVEHSRMHTRERPFSCSHCDASFSQKRPLTDHMSLRHANTMP